The proteins below come from a single Garra rufa chromosome 3, GarRuf1.0, whole genome shotgun sequence genomic window:
- the LOC141330796 gene encoding signal-induced proliferation-associated 1-like protein 2, with the protein MQSDDLFIRKFRRQSPRPPLARVNFDSKQDGGSMRTRVTLEWPPRREGEGTNSEGVTPSAAALNLRTVGRGHIMQRSNSDVTLGDLDSAGQVGRKLHRVGGDKAGMNQGEFLHREYGSLSSLERQTQCVDPGVEDQGALSPNALRFKDPFVLLGLPVAPSEVDGVFQGNCAPAADTTKPAKPPKPEGLGKKAKPSLLQAPQFSCDQVPGGAWVRNFAHYDIQSILFDLSEAATNRDSIGRKKNITSGASAASQLRPLSQSTPSSVSQGRGGGSGSGTGSEDVEQSLLDEGDGNDNDLLLSCPHFRNEMGGEESVGLILPQAGRRRWRSLQSPNNAVSVLEEPRESHIQSQGKSNYFIEHADLGARYYHKYFYMKGGNTDQGSVFIVENKTEETEQQQNSGDCSNNR; encoded by the coding sequence ATGCAGTCAGACGATCTCTTCATCCGCAAGTTCCGCAGGCAGAGTCCACGCCCGCCCCTAGCGAGAGTGAACTTTGACTCCAAGCAGGATGGTGGTAGCATGCGGACACGAGTCACGCTAGAATGGCCTCCTAGGAGAGAGGGAGAAGGGACAAACAGCGAGGGTGTCACACCCAGCGCAGCTGCGCTGAATCTGAGGACAGTAGGTCGTGGGCACATAATGCAGCGCAGCAACAGTGATGTCACCCTTGGAGATTTGGATTCAGCTGGGCAAGTGGGGAGGAAGTTACACAGAGTAGGGGGGGACAAAGCTGGGATGAATCAGGGTGAGTTCCTCCACCGAGAGTATGGTAGCCTGTCCTCCCTAGAAAGACAAACCCAGTGTGTAGATCCCGGTGTGGAAGATCAAGGTGCTCTCAGCCCCAATGCTTTGCGCTTTAAAGACCCGTTCGTTCTGCTGGGTCTGCCAGTGGCACCTTCTGAGGTGGACGGTGTGTTTCAAGGAAACTGTGCTCCGGCAGCAGACACGACGAAACCGGCCAAGCCTCCCAAACCAGAGGGGCTTGGTAAGAAGGCCAAACCGTCCCTTCTCCAAGCCCCTCAGTTTTCCTGTGACCAAGTCCCAGGTGGTGCTTGGGTGCGCAACTTTGCACACTATGACATACAGAGCATCCTCTTCGACTTGTCGGAGGCTGCCACTAATCGGGACAGCATCGGACGCAAGAAGAACATCACCTCCGGTGCGTCAGCTGCCTCTCAGCTCCGTCCGCTCTCGCAATCCACACCTTCCTCAGTTTCTCAGGGCAGAGGGGGCGGCTCGGGAAGCGGGACTGGCTCGGAAGATGTAGAGCAGTCCTTGCTGGACGAAGGAGATGGGAACGATAATGATCTCCTGCTCAGTTGTCCGCACTTTCGGAACGAAATGGGTGGCGAGGAGAGCGTGGGGCTCATCCTGCCGCAGGCCGGCAGGCGCAGGTGGAGGAGTCTTCAAAGTCCCAACAATGCTGTGTCCGTGTTAGAGGAGCCCAGGGAGAGCCATATCCAGTCACAGGGGAAAAGTAACTACTTCATAGAGCATGCAGACCTAGGGGCTCGGTACTATCACAAGTACTTTTACATGAAAG